A single window of Leptolyngbya ohadii IS1 DNA harbors:
- a CDS encoding recombinase family protein, whose protein sequence is MTAELSSDLGQVFAYSYTDLLFEAVPNSHIWGRTVDRLYQDLGDRLQLQQLTQDCRTESVSTVLVRRLEELGDTVGEVSDRLREFEQLGISLIALEEPIGSDQPLTRSDLLSLLQTIHQSQTSRKLKRGHAQNRIKTLPPPGKAPYGYRRGKDRYTIDRSTAPVVKDFFEHFLLYGSLRSSVRHLQRKYGKKISPSTAKRWLSSPVYRGDLQYQNGEVVQDTHAAILSRDEAAQVDRLLRRNRRMPRRSASAPRSLSGLVSCANCGSAMKISRVKPRYSQQEYLYLRPVNCERQPKCRAIAYQDVLEKTIDRVCQDLPQAVNQASLPNVEGIQQGIGGEIAAKQAIVEQLPVLVQQGILDAETADLRAYKLRTEMASLQAKLSQLPPANLKTIAQVVSIPQFWLDLSEAERRFYFREFIREIQFVREEKNWLIRLVFIF, encoded by the coding sequence ATGACGGCAGAGTTGAGCAGCGATTTAGGTCAGGTCTTTGCCTATTCCTACACGGATCTGCTGTTTGAGGCTGTGCCCAATTCTCACATCTGGGGCAGAACAGTCGATCGCCTCTACCAGGATTTGGGGGATCGATTGCAGCTTCAGCAGCTCACTCAGGATTGCCGGACGGAAAGTGTTTCGACGGTGCTGGTGCGTCGGCTGGAGGAACTGGGGGATACGGTGGGGGAGGTGAGCGATCGGCTACGGGAATTTGAGCAGTTGGGCATTTCCTTGATTGCGCTGGAGGAACCGATCGGCTCAGATCAACCCCTCACGCGATCGGATCTCCTGTCTCTGCTGCAAACGATCCACCAGAGTCAGACCAGCCGAAAGCTGAAACGCGGACATGCCCAGAACCGGATTAAGACCCTGCCGCCTCCCGGCAAAGCGCCCTATGGGTATCGGCGCGGCAAGGATCGCTACACGATCGATCGCAGTACGGCTCCCGTGGTCAAGGACTTTTTTGAGCATTTTTTGCTCTATGGATCTTTGAGGAGTAGCGTTCGCCATTTACAACGCAAGTATGGCAAGAAGATTTCCCCTTCAACCGCAAAACGGTGGCTCAGCAGTCCGGTGTATCGGGGCGATCTGCAATACCAGAATGGGGAAGTGGTGCAGGACACCCATGCTGCTATCTTGTCCCGCGATGAAGCCGCCCAGGTCGATCGCCTTTTGCGCCGAAATCGCCGGATGCCGCGCCGATCTGCCAGTGCCCCCCGATCGCTTTCTGGACTGGTGAGCTGTGCAAACTGCGGTTCTGCCATGAAAATCAGCCGCGTGAAACCCCGCTATTCTCAGCAGGAATATCTCTATCTGCGTCCGGTCAACTGTGAGCGCCAGCCAAAATGCCGCGCTATTGCCTATCAGGATGTCCTGGAAAAGACGATCGATCGAGTGTGTCAGGATTTGCCGCAGGCAGTGAATCAAGCATCGCTGCCCAACGTCGAGGGAATTCAGCAGGGAATCGGGGGAGAAATTGCCGCAAAGCAAGCCATTGTCGAACAGTTGCCCGTTCTAGTACAGCAGGGGATTCTGGACGCTGAAACGGCTGACCTTCGCGCCTACAAACTCAGAACCGAAATGGCAAGCCTTCAGGCAAAGCTGTCTCAGCTTCCTCCAGCGAATCTTAAGACGATCGCGCAGGTTGTATCGATTCCCCAGTTCTGGCTGGACTTATCGGAGGCGGAACGTCGCTTTTACTTTCGGGAGTTTATTCGAGAGATTCAATTTGTGCGTGAGGAAAAGAATTGGCTGATTCGATTGGTGTTTATTTTTTGA